One window of the Peromyscus maniculatus bairdii isolate BWxNUB_F1_BW_parent chromosome 18, HU_Pman_BW_mat_3.1, whole genome shotgun sequence genome contains the following:
- the LOC143269176 gene encoding uncharacterized protein LOC143269176, whose product MERMPPARHPLCPGAPDVQAAARREGQKSGWRASLGVGEQSGGGEPSLRDENAAPEGRMGQSGTQEPSRDRRGSKAGMRCAGCGLKAPPPRHGCARGREICSTL is encoded by the exons ATGGAGCGCATGCCCCCGGCGCGCCACCCGCTCTGCCCGGGCGCTCCAGACGTGCAAGCGGCGgcgaggagggaggggcagaagaGTGGCTGGCGGGCGAGCCTAGGAGTCGGGGAACAGTCCGGCGGCGGCGAGCCCAGCCTGCGAG ATGAAAATGCTGCTCCAGAGGGAAGGATGGGACAGAGCGGGACGCAGGAGCCGTCTAGGGACCGTCGAGGTTCGAAGGCCGGAATGCGCTGTGCGGGCTGCGGGCTCAAAGCGCCCCCCCCCCGTCACGGATGCGCGCGCGGGCG